A genome region from Equus caballus isolate H_3958 breed thoroughbred chromosome 19, TB-T2T, whole genome shotgun sequence includes the following:
- the IL12A gene encoding interleukin-12 subunit alpha translates to MSPPGPGSPPPPSPAASTRRRPAASPESAQRPLAMCAPRGLLLVAILVLLNHLDHLSLARNLPTATPGPGMFQCLNHSQNLLRTVSNTLQKARQTLEFYSCTSEEIDHEDITKDKSSTVAACLPLELAPNESCLASREISFITNGSCLTPGKASSMMTLCLSSIYEDLKMYQVEFKAMNAKLLIDPQRQIFLDENMLTAIDKLMQALNFNSETVPQKPSLEGLDFYKTKVKLCILLHAFRIRAVTINRMMGYLNSS, encoded by the exons ATGTCACcccccgggccgggctcgccaCCACCGCCCTCACCTGCGGCGTCCACCCGTCGGCGTCCCGCGGCCAGTCCAGAGTCGGCGCAGCGCCCGCTCGCCATGTGCGCCCCGCGCG gcctcctccttgTGGCCATCCTGGTCCTCCTAAACCACCTGGACCACCTCAGTTTGGCCAGGAACCTCCCCACAGCCACACCAGGCCCAGGAATGTTCCAGTGCCTCAACCACTCCCAAAACCTGCTGAGGACCGTCAGCAACACGCTTCAGAAG GCCAGGCAAACCCTAGAATTCTACTCCTGCACTTCTGAAGAGATCGATCATGAGGATATCACAAAAGACAAGAGCAGCACCGTGGCGGCCTGCCTCCCCCTGGAACTCGCCCCG AACGAGAGTTGCCTGGCTTCCAGAGAGATCTCTTTCATAACT AATGGGAGTTGCCTGACCCCCGGAAAGGCCTCTTCTATGATG ACGCTGTGCCTTAGCAGCATCTATGAGGACTTGAAGATGTACCAGGTGGAGTTCAAGGCCATGAATGCCAAGCTGTTGATAGATCCTCAGAGGCAGATCTTTCTGGATGAGAACATGCTGACAGCCATTGACAAGCTGATGCAG GCCCTGAACTTCAACAGTGAGACTGTGCCACAAAAGCCCTCCCTTGAAGGACTggatttttataaaactaaagtCAAGCTCTGCATCCTTCTTCATGCCTTCAGAATCCGCGCAGTGACCATCAACAGGATGATGGGCTATCTGAATTCTTCCTAA